From the Saccharomonospora marina XMU15 genome, the window GGCGTCCTCGGGGAGTGAGCCGCCAGCCGCAGTATCTCGGCGAACGCGTCGCCCTGCCGCTGCTGGCGGGTACGCCCGAGAGGGCCCCGCTCGTCCGAACTCGGGGCGGTCAACGGAGACAGCAACGTAGTGAACAGTGACGCCGTCTCCGCGTCCAGTGAGAATGACCCACTCAGCTCACCACTGGTGTGCTGGCGCAGCACCAGCCAGCGCTTTGGCTGCGCGAGTTCCGGTTCGCTCGGGGCGGTCCCGTCCGGATACAGCCGCGCCTGGATCTCACGGCCGAGTCGGGCCACGATCCTGGGTTCGCTGGACAGCGCTGCCTCACACAGGATGCGTTCGGCGCAGGCCCGGTCGTCCTCGGACACCGTGGTTGGCAGCGTTGCCATCGCCGAGTGGATGGCCTCGACCTGATCCTCGCCAAGTCGCCCGTCCGCAAGCGCTCGGGCGGTCTCGGGCAGCAGCGCACTGACGGGTGCGCCGGAAGGTGACACCTGGTCGGCCACCGCGCGAGCATGTGCGAGCAGCCGTCGCGCCCGAACCGGGCTCAGCGTGAACAACTCCCGCACCAGCGCTCCCGCCCCGCCGTAGCCGCGAGCCTGGGCGAGTCCGCGCGCGTCGATCTCGGCGAGTGTCCGCAGTTGCGCCGCGTACAGCCGTCGCCGCGCCACCTCGCTGTCCCGCAACGTCGCCAGCAGCTCCTCATCGGACAGCGACGTGGGCGCGGGGGCTTCCTCCGGTACCGAACAACACCTGGTCACAGACCCATACTAGCGTGATATCGAACGTATGTTCGAACACGATGGAGTGAAAAGAAAGGTCCAAAGTGAATGGCTCTGCGGGCGGCTGGCTGTCGCCGAAGCGGTCGCACATCGTGTCAGCGCAGGTACGCACACAATCGCGTACACAGCTCCTCGATTTCGAAACGCGAAGCACGGGGTCCGTGGGGCCACAGGTGGCCTTCGAACCAGTCGATATGGCGCGGGGTGCCGCGGTGGCGCACGAACACATGCTGATGGAAGTGCGCGACAGTGCGGCCAACGATGGCCGAATAGACAGCCTCGCAGTCGACTTCGCTTCGTAAGCCGCGCGCGAGCGCCCATGAGGCTCGCGCGATCGCCTCCACTTCCTCGGGCTCCAGCAGGTCGAGCGAGGGGACATGCCGGCGACACTCCACGAACAGGTAGCCGGGAAACGCCCTTCCGTTCTCCTCGACCGGGCGGTGTGACACGACAACGAGGTCGCTCATCCACACCACGGGTCCGACCAGCGGGCCCGCATCGCGATGCTTCGCGCAGATGAGGCATGCCACGGGACAAAGACTAACCGCTGACCCGACCGCGCCAGTACAGTTCGAGCAGCCAGCCCGCCGTCGGCACCACGATCAACGCGGTGCACCAGCCGCCGACCGCGTCGGTCGGGTAATGGGAGCCGAGCACGACCTGTGCCCAGCCCATGGCGAGTGCTGCCGCGGACCCGATGGCCAGTACGAGGAATCCCCCGATCACCCTG encodes:
- a CDS encoding HNH endonuclease signature motif containing protein, whose product is MTRCCSVPEEAPAPTSLSDEELLATLRDSEVARRRLYAAQLRTLAEIDARGLAQARGYGGAGALVRELFTLSPVRARRLLAHARAVADQVSPSGAPVSALLPETARALADGRLGEDQVEAIHSAMATLPTTVSEDDRACAERILCEAALSSEPRIVARLGREIQARLYPDGTAPSEPELAQPKRWLVLRQHTSGELSGSFSLDAETASLFTTLLSPLTAPSSDERGPLGRTRQQRQGDAFAEILRLAAHSPRTPHEAGEPVTLLVSTRLTDLRNSTGHGLVDGHLELPASQIRRLACDAKAAPVVLGSRGEILDIGRASRTVPRHLRRALIHRDGGCTFPGCDRKAKWCHAHHVRSWADGGPTALDNLALLCGNHHRLVHHTEWEVRMINGRPWFIPPAHHDPDREPLRNTLHTHRVRGLGTTADETRRPRCA
- a CDS encoding HIT family protein, translating into MSDLVVVSHRPVEENGRAFPGYLFVECRRHVPSLDLLEPEEVEAIARASWALARGLRSEVDCEAVYSAIVGRTVAHFHQHVFVRHRGTPRHIDWFEGHLWPHGPRASRFEIEELCTRLCAYLR